The DNA window ATCAACGGTGGAAATTATGAAGCAAGGAAGCCGTCGATAGATTTGTTCATCTACGGCTACGATGGGTAGGGGGTTATTGCCTTTAAATACACAAGCAGGTTTACCATCTGCGTGTTTTTTCCGGTTGTCGCAGATTACCCGCAGGTCAGTAGGTGCATCGGCAAGTGGTAAAAGTTGAAACGATCGCGCTTTCAATTCCGTGCCACACCAAGGACACCTTTCTAGGGGAATCGGCTTTGGTTTATGAGGATAATGCCGATCAAAATCTTGAGTTCGCGCCCAAGCTGAATTATCTTTGTCGCCTTTTTTACCCATTTTATTGGGTGTGGCACCCTGCCCAACCCACAACCCAATCTCAAAGGGATGCTTACCTAGTCTAGGATTTTGCTGACGTTCTAGTTCTAAGGCACAGACGAGGGTTGCGGCTCTTTCCAATTGGTCTAGGGTCAGGAGGCGCAGAGTGTAGCGCATGAGAACGCTGACACCAGCAGAGTGGATACTAGGATCGCGCAGACGACGCAGCACCAGAGTAAACGCTGCCAACCCTAAATAGGCTTCGGTTTTGCCGCCACCTGTGGGAAAGAACAGCAAATCTACTATTTCCCGATCTGGATGTTCTGGTTGAGCAATGCTCAGGATGTTCAACAGCAGAAAAGCTAGCTGGAAAGGTCGCCACTTCGGTGGTGAAAAGTCTTCAGGGGATTTGTCTGGATTATCGTGAGTTAGGCGTTGTCTTCTAGCAGTTGCTAGGGCTTGGTTAGCAATTTGAAAAGCTTCTAACACCAGAGGATCGTCTAAAGCTTGTAATCCGGCGGCTATGCGTTGGTTAATCCTGCTAGCTGTGGTTAATAATTCACTAGCAATTTTTCTCTGGTGCGGTTCAGTGGGGGCTGTGGCTTGCTGTTGGGTAATCCAGTCAGTATATGCAGTCACCATTGGGTAAACCATCTGAGATATTGTTGCCGCGTCTTTTGCCTTAGCCAACGCTTCCATGCCTAGTTCTAACCCCGGAATTTCTGCTGGTTCTACTCTGGCCACTTCTGCTGTGGGCATCCAGTTAGTACGAATTTCTTGACAGATATGATTCGAGCTAAGGATAGTAATAGCAGAAACGTTGTGTCCAACAGCATATTCGCAATCGTTGCGGTATTGCAGGCTTGACACCGCTTCGTCCCTGTCTTGGCTGTTTTGCCCCCGCAAGTTAGGGCGGGATACAAAAGCGTCAGCTGTGCGGATGGTGAGGCAGGCTTGAAAAATAAAACTGATGTCGTGCTTTTGGTTGGGATTGTTGCTGCGGTAGTTAACTAAGAATACTGAAACTGAACGCGTACCAACAGGGAGTTTTTGTTGAGGTGATGAAGCTACAGCCCGATTAGACACGAATAACTTTAAGCCGTTGCTGTCTGGAACTTCAATCTGAATTTTTCGCTGATTTCCCAGCAGGGAAATAGGCATACTAATGCAATGAGGAGAGCGTTGCCATAATTCTTGCTTGGCTGACTGGGGATTCTCGCTATCATCTAATTCTGTTTCGCTTTCAAGAAATTGGTAGTCACCCCACTGCACAGTTATATTCAGTTCTGTGGTATTTTCTGGTAGAAGAAAGCTCAAGCCAATGGAAGAAGGAAAGTGAGCTTTACGGGCTGAGGAGGCTTCGGGAGCATTGGCATCTTCATTAGTATCACTGCTACTAAGTTGTTCGAGTGTGTCGTCTGCTGTTTCGTCCGATCGCACTTCAACAGGCGCTCCAAAAGGTACTAAAAAACCTGTAAGATACCACTTAGAAGGAGCTTGGGTGAGGATTTCCTCGGCATATTCAACATCATCAGGGGTTGGCCCCACCAAGTCTAGTTGCATGGCGCGGATTAAATGTGATCGCACTTCGGCGGAGGTTGTATTATTCATATTAATTATTAAAAAAATATAGAATTTAAATCATCGTATTCTTCAATTTTCTCTTTTTCAAAAGTTACTTCTTTAGCAACTATATATGTATATTTCTTTTTTATGTCTTGCAAAATATGAGGGATTGAATCGCTACTACTTACATCAAAATAAATAAGTTTATCTAAGCAGACAATCAGTGCTTGAGGTTCAATATATGTTACTTTTTTATTTTTGATTAATATTTCCTCTTGACTTGCTACTAAATCTACTATTTTGTCAATATCTGGATCATCATTTTTACAATTTTTTATTAAATCGGTTACTTTTTTGTCTAACAACATACCACTTCTGTATTTTCCTTGTTGAATAACTTTTAGTACCTTTTTTTTGAATTTTATTTTATATGATTCTATAATTTGTTTGTTATCATCAGAAACCATTTTATCATCGTAGCTATCATGGGCTATGCTTAGTGACTTGTTGTAATATTTCAGCATATTTTCTGCTAACTCTAATAACTCATTACTTTTTTTTAGACATAAAACATCTTCTAATCGACTTGGTTTATTTGTACTGAGGTTAATTAAAGAATTTTTATTGAGATAATTATTTTTTAAATCTAAATATTTTTTGATTAAAGAAATAATTTCATTAATAGTATTAAGTTTTTGATTTTCTTCTTCAATCAAAAAGTCTTGAATATTTTTATATTTATGTTTATATTGTTTCAGCGACTGTGCTTCTAGTTCTAAAACATTCTCACTAATAGAAAAAAGCTTGACGAATATGCGAACTAAAGCTTTAATAGTATCTTCATCACGTGCCGCCCAAATATAGAGAGGGCTAGCTTTTTTATAGTTATCAAGTTGATCATTTAACTGTTTCAGTTCTTGGTCTCTTTTTTTAATTTTTGCAACTATATTAGCGTCTTTTCTTGAGGTTAATCTATTCCGTTCTATATAGTTATCTATTGTATTTTGATATCTTTCTCTGATATTTTCTCTTCTGTCACCTAGTTTCTCTATTGCTATACCTAAAGTTTCACGAAATTTATTTTTACATTCTTTGATTGCATCTAAACTACTTTTTACTTGAACAGGATATAAATAACATTCATGCTCTATAATTAAATCCCATTTCCACTTAACATCAGCCGCACTATTAGGTGGTGTTTGCCAAGCTTTTATGTTAGGCAATACATTTAAAGCACAAAGAATAATATCTACTGTAAATTGTCCTAATTCGTGTTCTGGAGTATTGGTGTCAAAAAATGTTGCAGAGCTTTGTTCACATAATAGTTTTACAAAATCTTCTGGTTGTGAATAACAGTTACCAAAAATTCCGTATTCATCATGGTCTATTGTACCTACTATCACTTTTCGAGGTGCTTCTGTAATTAAAGATAATTTATTATCATTGCTGGGATTGTTAAATGCAGGATTTTTACCAGTATTAATAATTATAGCCATAAGTTTTTTATACCTTTTTGAAAGGAATTTTTTGTTATTCGCTCAATCCAGGAATATTAGGTGTTGTAATTGTCGCTTTCGCCTTACGAGATTTCGTTACTTTTTTAGTATTCCCTTTTGCCTTGGATTTCTCAGCAGCTTTACCGCCTAAAATTTCCGCTTCGGCGCGTTGCTGGTTGAGTTCGAGTAAACGGGCTAGTACTTCGTCGTGAATTTCTTCGGGCCAACGGTAGCGCCAAGGCTTTTTTTTCTGGCGTTTGCTGGTGTTTTCGTCGTCTTCTTCGTCTTCGTAATCAAGCAGGAAGGTGCAGTCTGTGGAAATATCTATCCAGCCGTAAGCATCGAGGACAGCCCGATCCATTTGGGCGTGGAGTAAGCGTAGTTGTAAAATATCGGGGTGGCGTTCGTCGGGATCGTGGAAGCGGTTGTATGTGTCGGTCAGTCCTTGGTTATTGCGAACCATTAAGGCGGCGCGGTATTCGTAGTAGGTTTTTCCCACTGCTTCTAGGATGGGGTTGGTTTCCCAGTTTTCGGGGAAGGGGAAGGTTTCAAAACAGTCTGAGGGATTGTAGCGAAGTCGGTCTTCCAAAGATGAACTGAAGAAACGTGCATAAACTTCATGAATACAAGATTGAAGAATAGCAAAACTAGAATAAGTTTGAAAAGGAAAGACATTTAGGCTGTTAGCAAATACAACTGTGGGTTCATAAAAAATGAAAGATAAATGAGTTGACGCTTGAGCATTTGTTAATAAAACGCGATTAAGAGGTGCGATCGCTTTAAACAACGCAGGTGTATATCTTCCCCAAAGCCACCAATTTTTTTTACGACGTTCTGCGTCAGGGTTTCCTCCCAGCTTCAATCTTTCTGGTTTTACTTTCTCTTCAACTATTTTCATCAAATCGGGATAATTTCTTGCATCATTTTCACTCATTTCTTCAAGATTAATTACATAACGATGATGTGCATGGGTTGGACTAGCGTTAACCTCTTCCCCACCAATATAAGGAAAAATTCGCTCTTGATTTTTAGGATTATTCTCAATTAAACAGTGCATTTCTGCAATAGATGTCGAGTCAGAATTAGAATTATCAAATGTAAAACCCATCCCTAGTACGATGTTACCTTGAAAACTTTTATCAGCGTTTGCTAATAAAACGGCAGGGTTTTTATTTCCACCAGACTTAAATAAGAATGCAGAAATTAAATCAACTTCATGTCTATCTAATAGCTTTACACCTTGATAATTACCCTTAAAAACATGAATAACACTTACGACAACCGCCGCTAACCCCGGCCACTTTAACCGTCTTTTAGCATTGTAAATAGTGCCATCATTCTCACAGATATATCTCAACCCGGTGTTGCGGGTATCTCCTTGAGCAATGGTATTTGTGGCAATTAATCCAAAACATCCAGATTGGCGTAAAAGGCTAAACGCTCGTCTAAAGAAATGCGCTACCAAATCAGCATTCCCATGAGATTCGGGATTAACAACTTTCAACCAATCCTGATAACCAGAAGCATGAGCATTTATTGTTGTATTCTTCCCGGCAAATGGCGGATTACCAACAATCGCATCAAACCCCGGATTCTCTCTATCAAATACTTCTGGAAATTCAATCTCCCAATTAAACGCCGGAACTGGTTTCTCTCCATACCGCAATTCCGCACAAATTCGCCTGACATCTAAATCATCTTCTTGATTTTTCTGCCATTGGTAAAACTTCAACCATGAATTATCACGCTCATCCTTTCTTGCCTTGTCCTTATCTTTGGCGAAAAATGAAGCAATAACTAAATCCCCTTTCAGCCGAATATCCCCCAACTCTGTTTCTATATTTTTGTAAAATTCGCGCTTGGCTGCATAATTATCTTCATCTAAATTGTGAATTCCATTGCGATAAAACTTCGCTTTATCCATTGATAGATTAAACAAAGGTAAGTTTGGGTCTTTATAAGTTTTGTCTTCATCCCAAGTAAACGTTTTAATTTGTTCAGAAGTTAACCCAACTAATGAATCTCCCCACTTCAAAGCATGGTCTAAAAAAGTAAACGGATGAGCTTTCGCCAAAGTCGCTAACCACAGCGATAATTTAGCTAAATTCACTGCAAATGGGTTTTTATCCACACCATACAAACACCGTTGCGCTACTAACCGCCGCGCATAAAGTAACGGTTCTTCATCAATTGGAATTTCAGGTAATACGTTTTGCTTATTCCACGCTTCAACTAATTTCTCT is part of the Nostoc sp. 'Peltigera membranacea cyanobiont' N6 genome and encodes:
- the drmA gene encoding DISARM system helicase DrmA; this translates as MNNTTSAEVRSHLIRAMQLDLVGPTPDDVEYAEEILTQAPSKWYLTGFLVPFGAPVEVRSDETADDTLEQLSSSDTNEDANAPEASSARKAHFPSSIGLSFLLPENTTELNITVQWGDYQFLESETELDDSENPQSAKQELWQRSPHCISMPISLLGNQRKIQIEVPDSNGLKLFVSNRAVASSPQQKLPVGTRSVSVFLVNYRSNNPNQKHDISFIFQACLTIRTADAFVSRPNLRGQNSQDRDEAVSSLQYRNDCEYAVGHNVSAITILSSNHICQEIRTNWMPTAEVARVEPAEIPGLELGMEALAKAKDAATISQMVYPMVTAYTDWITQQQATAPTEPHQRKIASELLTTASRINQRIAAGLQALDDPLVLEAFQIANQALATARRQRLTHDNPDKSPEDFSPPKWRPFQLAFLLLNILSIAQPEHPDREIVDLLFFPTGGGKTEAYLGLAAFTLVLRRLRDPSIHSAGVSVLMRYTLRLLTLDQLERAATLVCALELERQQNPRLGKHPFEIGLWVGQGATPNKMGKKGDKDNSAWARTQDFDRHYPHKPKPIPLERCPWCGTELKARSFQLLPLADAPTDLRVICDNRKKHADGKPACVFKGNNPLPIVAVDEQIYRRLPCFIISTVDKFANLPWVGQTGALFGKVTHFDEKVGFTGPADAKTKGRALDKNLPPPDLIIQDELHLISGPLGTMVGLYETVIDVLCSVTHNNKTIRPKIIASTATVRRAERQIQALFSHSQVDIFPPPGPDRHDSFFAETVPITKTPGRLYVGVVAQGRSLKVVLLRAYLALLGAAKQAWEDAGGKTNSHNPADPYMTLLGYFNSLRELGGSRRLVEDEVNSRLSHYGDRRRYQEPFSLFCDRKIDDEPEELTSRISTNKVANTKRRLALPFHEKERVDIALATNMISVGLDITRLGLMVVLGQPKTTAEYIQATSRVGREAEKPGLVVTLLNIHRPRDRSHYERFQIWHDTFYRTVEASSVTPFSPRAIDRGLSGVTVALARLGNPEMTAPLGAAQITQHRLLLDFVVDAIVKRAEGHSPLKADEAESLRQEIRRQVIDRLDTWQHIAVQDQRLQYQRNEIEMAAPLLLDALDPKADKESSDRQKFKAQRSLRDVEPVVKLFVRDPVGLEIEEEV
- a CDS encoding Eco57I restriction-modification methylase domain-containing protein, with product MANDPEIRLHKEWLGFLQPVGLVVSPPALSAAQAVVNRNVVELQQTLATVARRETLSGDIDKETFGIDDFPAFTINVLGWQPEDLVVSPEELAIALPDYNEVLTPTYAVPDPNGGWMMLIQVLPDGTELDNAGAEESKSTGWHASPQSKFERLLKETKVYTGLLCNGTELRLVYAPLGESSGHLTFPVQAMCEVSGRLILGAMEMLLSADRLFNVPSDRRLSAILEKSRKYQNDVSIKLAEQVLEALWDLLRGFQIADATSKSGLVSEIATTAPQHIYGGLITVLLRLVFLLYAEDRGLMSQDAVYTRYYSVSGLYDRLREDAGNYPDTMDQRYGAWAWLLSLFRLVYDGGGHADLYLPARHGQLFDPDEYPFLEGRPQYTKYQTGESLEPPRVSDGVIHRVLQGLLVLDGERLSYRSLAVEQIGSVYEAAAGYEVERASSPAIGVWSKPKGSKSSVTVVVSVGDILKTKAGERAKYLKDFAGCEITGKSLTELKDARTPEDVVAALGRKVSPKTPSLMPVGSLYLQPGEERRRSGSHYTPRALTEPIVKETLRPILSALGENPTPEQILELKVCDLAMGSGAFLVESCRQLAEKLVEAWNKQNVLPEIPIDEEPLLYARRLVAQRCLYGVDKNPFAVNLAKLSLWLATLAKAHPFTFLDHALKWGDSLVGLTSEQIKTFTWDEDKTYKDPNLPLFNLSMDKAKFYRNGIHNLDEDNYAAKREFYKNIETELGDIRLKGDLVIASFFAKDKDKARKDERDNSWLKFYQWQKNQEDDLDVRRICAELRYGEKPVPAFNWEIEFPEVFDRENPGFDAIVGNPPFAGKNTTINAHASGYQDWLKVVNPESHGNADLVAHFFRRAFSLLRQSGCFGLIATNTIAQGDTRNTGLRYICENDGTIYNAKRRLKWPGLAAVVVSVIHVFKGNYQGVKLLDRHEVDLISAFLFKSGGNKNPAVLLANADKSFQGNIVLGMGFTFDNSNSDSTSIAEMHCLIENNPKNQERIFPYIGGEEVNASPTHAHHRYVINLEEMSENDARNYPDLMKIVEEKVKPERLKLGGNPDAERRKKNWWLWGRYTPALFKAIAPLNRVLLTNAQASTHLSFIFYEPTVVFANSLNVFPFQTYSSFAILQSCIHEVYARFFSSSLEDRLRYNPSDCFETFPFPENWETNPILEAVGKTYYEYRAALMVRNNQGLTDTYNRFHDPDERHPDILQLRLLHAQMDRAVLDAYGWIDISTDCTFLLDYEDEEDDENTSKRQKKKPWRYRWPEEIHDEVLARLLELNQQRAEAEILGGKAAEKSKAKGNTKKVTKSRKAKATITTPNIPGLSE